CGGCAACGATTCACAATCGCACGTCTCGGGCCGACATCGATGGTAAGGTCGACACAACAAAATCACTTTGCCGGCCGCGTCCCGGTACCACTCCTTCTCACAACCAAATTATACCTGAGTAATATACCTGAGTAATACCTTAATACCTGAGTAAAAAGAAGCATATCGTAAGAAAGTGTTGCCGGATTTTATAGGGGAAGAATTGTGTTGTTCTCGCGTTTCGCTCTACACGACAAATTTGAAAACGCGATAAAAGATGATTTCATTGGCTCAACAAATCCTATACATTACGCGTCTACTTCCTTCTTCCTTCCTCACCTCTCACCTTCTTCTGTTTTCctctactatttttataaaaaaaaaaaaaaaaaaaaataatataaactaacATGCAATAACAAGCGACAGGTTGAAATTAAACGCGTGTATCACATATAATACTCCGTTTAACGTGTATGTTCTATAGACAACTCGTTAATGTAAcacaattattatcataatacgcgattaattaattaatgcgaaAAGTTTGTAGCCGATACGTCTCTCAAAAGATTTCtcctaataatatttatttcgctATCAGCCTGTTATacgacaataaaaaaaatcacatcaTCGTAAAATCAACACGCAGTGCAATCTCCGCAACGCAGAATTCATAATTCACGAGCGTCAATTGAATTATACGGAAcagcgtataaaaaaatatacacatgtatatgCAAATAACGGGAGTGAAATcttttgtatcattttaataatggGCGTCGCGTGTCAATTTGCACCTACAGCATTCATAAACGCGCTTTTTGCGTTTGCAATTTACGTCACTTTTCGTCGTAACAGTAATCACTTGACAATTAAAACGATCGAGATTGCACTTTTTGTTGAAGTTAGAAATGGCTCGGAAATCACAACAAAGATTTTACATTGGAAAGTACATACTTGCGGCATAATCTTTGTTTATGATTTGGAGATAActcataacaataaaattcatGAGACCGCGTTATTCTTCGGCAAGTTTGATTCTTGCGAAATGCGGACAAACTCAATCAAGTCGAAGACTCGAATGTATTGAACACATCGCGTTTTCGAGGAAATGTGGAAAGAGCCCGGCAATAAACATCAGTGGCCAATTGAGTAAATAATCACAGAAGCTATGACTGCCAATAGTACATGTAATCACTATCACATATAATACATCGCAGGATCACTATTTTGAGCAGAGAATATTACTGAATATGTTAGAAAAATGCAAGCTTCCTGTCAtcgttaaaaaaagttatatcaaTATGACATTCACAAATATTTGCGTTCATGACGTGCGCTTGAGTAAATTTCCGAGTTACGACTCTAGTTTGACCTTTGCCGAAAGTGCTGTGAAACAATCCGTTACACGATAGATTTATTCGAACCTTTTTGTtcgtaaaagaaatgtttacattacaaattgtatttaaataaagaggGCTTGCAAGTAAAACTTGACAAATTTGCGTAAAATTTGCAACTTGTTGAAAAACGCAGATAGTAGTCCCGAATCGAACACCGCTTCTCACGAAATATAGACCGTTTCCATATTTTCATTTGTGGAGAAAGTTTAGGTGGATAAAAGAGAAAACGTTCACAGAAAAATACTGTAATACGAAATTGACAATAGACATTAGCGCGAGTTTAACGATGTTGGACGACGTAATGACAGAAATTTCTTGGAGCGACCTCGAGAATGTATCTCGAGAATGGAAATGCTTCTATTAAGCATCTCGTCGGCATCGGTAAATGGCCCTAACAAGGATTTGAGTCATTCTCAATGACGCCAAAGAAGGACGATTGTGCTCCGACGAACGGTGAAGCTAACGAGCGTCGCTAATGCAGGAAGGACTCGACGGCTATATCCTCGGCGGTAGGATGAACGGTCTAATATCGGATCTCGTAAAATTCCGGGAAGCAAGCAAATATGCGTCTACCGAGAGCGGACTATTGTGATAGTCGTAGATGAAACCGTGAAGCTCGCACCAAGAGCAAGTACAGGCTAACTGATTTGTAGGAGACGTTAATCTGCAGTGTGTAAAGGGTAACGCATGCTGCGATTAATCGCAATAAATGGGCTAAAGTTTGAAGGTTGTGATGCAGTAAAAACTATCagtgttttaaataaacaactGTATAattctaacaaattttttacaacgcacacatttctaatattaaatattttataaaatgtttcttaagCACAAAatcatattacaaaataatgagaactAGATTCATTTTGCAAGCGCTCAAAATTTCGTATCAcgtcatatacatatatgcaatcTACAGCTGACACTTCTAAGCAAAGTCTAAGAGGGCCCAAAGGCTGGCTTGGGTTCTGAATACTGTGCTATTACCGAAATGTCGAAGAATTACGGAAATGAATGGTCCGCGATGCGTTAAGCGCATTATAACGATCAGGAATTACGATGATTAGCGAGTCGCACGATGGTCATGTAACGCCGGTTTGCCTAAAGAATCCCGCCAGTATGGCGAGCACCGGCGAACAGCTGTACGGTGGGCCCTTCTTATTAGTCTCGTGATGCGCGCTCCACGGAACGCTCGTGTCCCCATAaaaatctctctttttctctccctccccccctctctctctctctctctctctctctctctctctttcctcaaTTTGGGCCGTGAATTACAAGCCACGGCTCCGGCGCGCGTTTGCGCCCCTAAACGACTCTTTTAGCCCGCCAAGTAGATACCACTATTAACGCACGCCGCGCGGTTTATGTACACCTAGTGCATCGTTACGCGGCCCCGGCTGCCAGACGCAAGCACACGATTCCGCGCATATAAATTATCGTCGGTATTTCGGTAAATATGCGCAGTGTCAACGCGACGTTTCGAGCATTAATAGACACTGACGGGGACGGGTTTGTTAAACTGTCTTATTGAAATAAGAACGCGTCCGTTGGGAGTGtgttttttgtaataattcaaGTTGTACCCCAAATCTTACTAGTACCAACATTTCTCTGTTATTTTTCACCGTTGAACTCggattacaataaaaaattatgcagaatataattgcaattaactttttacgatCCAAGTGTGTCTACGAAGCACATCACTAAAtaaattgtcattattatGACTGATTATATCAGTGAAGTATAGATAGCGTTATTTTGTTACTGAAAAGTCCACTggtagtaataattaataattatttgaattacgccaatgttatattttgattatacgtctttagattttattgatttgtaGTACGTGTCGCGCAACAATTTCGCTTTCATCGAGACTGTTTGAAGTTATTTAAGGAAAAGTATTGTTGCTTGTgcattcttttcttctttaacaTACTTTATGAactgttatattatttgtcgAGAATTTAAATCACTTTATTTTGTAGCATAACATTATCCAAAAAAGGTCAGACCTGATCGTGCTCCATTGCATGAGAATTGCGGATCGCAAAAAGTTAATAACCATCTTCCAAATGATCTTATGTCATATTATATTGCGTCAAACATAACAAAATTGTACGCGAGTGTTATTGACATTTGAATCGACAGTATTTCTAGAGTTTAATGTTGGAAAGCAATTTTATCATCATACTGACATCCGATTTTGTGAGAATTAAGAACGCGTATCGAACGAcgattataaaactaaaattgatGCGTATTCAGGATACTCATTAATGGTCGCTGTCACAGGAAGTTGATCGAACACTAGACAAACAACCGCGGAAAACAGCACCTGCATCCGACGCGCCGATAATGACAACGCGCCAGCAACACTGATGACATCAGGCGTGAATGAATTCGCGCGATACACAGCGTGTAATGAGCCTACCGATGAAAAGGTAAAGAGATGATGCCACGCGTTTCGCGTAGGTATACTGGCGCGATCAACGAAGTACCACACGGCGTTCGAGACGGAAAATAAATCGCTGGAAAGACAACGAAGGTGCGTATCGGCGCTATAGAGTTGCGAGGCCAAATATGCGTTTCACAACGccgtgagagagagagagagagagagagagagagagagaaaattacaaaaaaaacagaGCTCGAtagattaaagaaaaaaagaggcgCAACAAAGTCATCTTAAGAGAAGAAGAATCGATTGAGGAAACCCGCGACATTCAATCCGGACAAGACGAAAGACCttgtttttgcaaaatgtataccgctgataaaacaaaaattatataaatattgaggAGTATATTGGAAACGTCAATACGCTTGATTAGTCAACGTGAGACGAGCGAGAGCAAACGCACAAAAAAGCAAGTGTGAATATTCAGCACATAAGTGTTTAATGAGACACATGATCACTTACGCGCAGCCAAACGACTttaaaacagtaaaaaaagGGGGTGGAAAGTGAAACCTTTACAAAGCGCGAGAGCAAAAAGCGGAAGATATGATCGATCGATCTCGTCCCGATTTTCGAGCGACTGCTGCtcgaaatacaatttaaattttatgggGCGTAAAAAGTCACGTTTGGTTAtctcgtaaaaaatttattgattttgaaCTAATCTCTTacggaataaataaaataataaagtaaaaaaaaggtaatgtTGCTGTGGATTAAATTGATTGAACGAATCTTCCTGtgtaaatgacaaattttgtGGAGAAAGAAAACGTATTGCATTTCTCAACAGCAgaactttaaatattatttctataatactAATATGTGCGATAGTATACAATGTGCAATTTTATCATTCAAAATTactagaaaaaaagagaatgtaTAACAAGTTTCTTCTGCTTATTCTTATGAACTTTTAGTCACTTAGAATTTAAAGACAAAAGCGCGGTCTTAATTTTGCCGACGgcaagaattatattttatcaccTTTAACCAATGCATATTTTGTGTTACAGGCAATGAATTAACTACGCGTCCAGAGAGAGTAAGCGcgacgagaaaaagaaatcgaaATTCTGCGCGAAATAATTCGTATAGAGACGATCGGCAAACAAACTAAAGAGGATTTTGGTGTAGACGCAGCTGGTCCACATGATAACAATCTAAAATTCCGCGGACCACTTTtctggaaaatattaattctttccaCATTTTAATAGTACATTCAAGATATTTGCATCTTTCGTCGTACTGAAGTTTAAAAGACGTTCAAATTTAACaacagaagaaaataaaagtgaatGATTAGACTTCCTGATTGTACGATAATCTGATCGGATACTTCATAACTTCAATGTATAAAACATACGGTTTATCATCGTCTAGAACTACACcacgcgaaataaaaatactttcagTGATACCGTGAGAGCCACGCACATTAGCTATGTATCTGCCAAAacctctttaaaaaaaaaaaaaaataacaatccAGACAGAGGTGGAGACGAACGAAACGAGAAGCAGGGAGTCAGAAGAAGACAAATCAAGAGAGCGAGTGAGGAAGAATTGTCGAATATTATGCCCGGTAGCGATGGAAGACACGGCTCCGCGCTCGACCCCCGGATAGTACATGCATCGACAATATTGACAATgacaataatcataattaaaattatcataatcgcaataataagaaataataatacgtgacaataataatggtggcgaatattataatagcaataataataagatcACCGCGTTAACGCCGAGCTTGTTACAGTTACAACATTTTCTCGAGACCAGACAATAATTTgtcacaataatataataataatataatagtaatatatataataatatatgataataataataataaacataataatacaataatgatAAGAACATAGCTAAAATCTTCCGATCTATATATAGACATAGAGCTTTCAAATGTATCGCCATTTCGCgttttttctcatatatatatatccttctttctatttatatataataatatattttcatctaCATAAACTCGCACGATCGCGcctgtgtgtgtatatatatatacatacatatatatttatgcatacTTACTTTTTATACAGAAGGGATTTTTTGCGTGTGGGGGGATCTGTCTTGTTGTCTCGCTAGGATTTCGCACGCGCTTTTCCGACACGCATTCCCTCTCCGAGATGTGTGTGCGCCCtgtaccttttttttatatatatatatgtataatctgTCCCTCTTTTTTACTTCGTCGCGCCGCATATTCTTCGTCTCTCTCCTTccctttatttctttctttcttccatTTATTCCAGCTTCCGCGTCTGTTTTTCGAACGTACTCGCCTATCGTCGAcagcggcggcagcggcggcggcggcggcggcgacgacgacgacgacgacaacgacgacgacgacgacgacgacgacgacgacgacgacgacaacgacaacgacgacgacgattcacgttctttctctctcacttaACTTACTAGCTTTATCTAGTACATTATTTACAGTCCATATTTACTTATGTTACATCATCCGCCGGGTTTACTCCGAGCAAATCCCGTGCGAACGCAGCACTCTTTTACGCACGTTCTTCACGCCCGTTCGTCCGTTCGTATTCGTTCCATGAATTTCAGACTCTTTTTCGCGAGATAATCGGGAAAATTGCGCGCGCGAAAGAACACTTCTCACGACGCGTGTTTCATGTCTGATGTTCGATTGCCCGCTTGAtccgcgagcgagagagagaagacaCTTCCGTTCTTTCTTCGCACCCGCACATCTGAGTCCACCTCGCGTTCGCGGCACGCTGTTATTAAACCATCCTTCTTCGGGTTCCCGTCGGAGTAAAAGCACTTTTGTtcaccgacgacgacgacgacgacgacgacgacgacgacgacgacgacgacgacgaaacaataacaacaacaacagcaaACAGCCAACAAGGTCCGCGGTACGTTTCGAAGCGGACTTGACGAACGGACGAACGGGCTCCGACCTGGCCGCGCGAAAGAGGAACGTCATCACCGTGACCATTAATCGTACTCGTCGTAAGATAATGACAGTGAGTCTCTTCCCGTATCGCGTCGTAAAAGACACGATCAGGATATTTCACTTATCACCGCAAAACCTCATCGATAGAGGAAACAGTCGCATGAGCGACGGCAAGATGGCAACGACgactacgacgacgacgatgatggCGAGGATGATGGACTTGGGCGAAGAATATCCTGAAGATTCTTGAGTGAAGAATGATCGCGATGTTCGTCGATGGCCGCGATACTCGCGGCGACGCGTCCTCTCTTCCTTAGTCCTCTTTTTCTCAGTTTCAAGTGCAACTTTTGTCCGGACGCGCGGTCAAGGTCGATAAAAGATCGCCGACCGAGCGCGTCAGCTCCTCAGCCTCCCCGGTGGACCGGTTTCGGCCTCGTTAAACCCCGTTGATCCTCGTCGAACAAGCCACCATTCTGTACACTCGTCTTGATAACGAGCGCTGCCGTCCGGCAAGTAGAAAGGACGCCGTGGGTCGGTCAGCTACGTAGTCGTATAACTGCCGGTACGCGCCTGAAGGTAGTGATGATAGAACGGCGGCAAGGTCGTCGTTTCCGTCGTCGACGACACATTTACCGAGTTCTGCGAGGTTACCGCGAGGCCCAACGGGGGAGGCCCCGGCGAACGCTAGTGAGCCGCAAGCGAATGGGCCGTGAGAGCCTGAGGGCTGAGCATCGGCGGACTGTGGCTGTGGCCCATAGGCGAGCCGTGTAGGTGATCCTGCGGATGATACCCTTGATGCAGACCGCCCTGGCCCTGATGACCGGGCGGCATGCCCTCCATAATGCCGTCGCCGAGTGTATTCGGCGGTGTCATCCTCTTTTCCTTCTGTCGTCGATTGCAAAACCACACTCGAACAACTTCCTTCTCCAACTGCAGCGAGTCCGCGAGCGAGGTGATCTCCTGTGCCGATGGTTTCGGTTGCTTGTGGAAGTGTTGCTCGAGCGCACCCTTCACCGATACCTCGATCGACGTGCGTTTCTTCCGTTTTCTTCCCTGGGCGGCGATTTTGTCGATGCTCGTCGGCGAGCCGGTCGTCGAGTCTGCCTCCTCGAGCCACTTCTGCAGCAGCGGCTTCAACTTGCACATATTCTTGAAACTCAGCTGTAGAGCTTCGAACCTGCATATTGTCGTCTGCGAGAAGACGTTGCCGTACAGAGTGCCAAGCGCGAGGCCGACGTCCGCCTGGGTGAAGCCGAGCTTGATACGCCGTTGCTTGAACTGCTTCGCGAAGGCCTCGAGATCATCCGACGTCGGCGTGTCCTCCTCACCGGCGCTGTGATCCCTGTCGAGCGGATGGGGGTGCAGCGAGTGCCCCGACGGTGGACTGTGATTGTGCGCCTCCCTCAAATGATGAGGTAGTGTTTGATGGTTGTGCAGCTGATGCGGATGCTGATGCGGATGCTGCATGATACCGTTCATCGCCACGTGATAGGACTGGAGAGTGGGCGAGGCCGCGCCACCGCTCGGGTTGTAATGCGCCGACGGCACCGGTGCGTGCCAGGTGTGCGGTGTAGCTATGCCCGGGGACTGGTGCGGGCCCCGATGATGCAGGCCCTGATCCGTCGCGTTCGCCGCGGCTGCCGCGGCCAGCGGCTTCACGTCGAGATTCGCGTTCGCCTGATGCTGATGGTGATGGGCATGATGGGACGTATGGTGCATGCCCATCGAGGCCGTCCAGTGATGATTGTCGGGCGGCATGCTCACCCAGGGACTCACCGACGAAAGGCTCGCTGCCGGATGCGAGAGTCCGTTCGGCGACGGCGAGGATGACACCTGATGGTGATGATGATGGTGGTGATGATGCTGCGGCGCCGGCATGTACTTCATCTCGCCGGCATCAGCGGCGCTGCGAGGCGAGCCCGAAGAGTAGCCACCCACGGCGATGTTCATCCCGATCGTTGTACCCGAACCACCATCCAGGTCGGTAGACACTGCGCTACTAATCGGCATGTACGTGGTAGCGGCCATCTACTTCCCGCTCGTCGAGAGGCTTCGTGAAACCCTCTCGATATTATTCTCCGCCGTGAGGCGCCTCACGGGCTACGTTTCTCGAACGCGCCCTTTTCACCTGGAGTCTGTCG
This DNA window, taken from Linepithema humile isolate Giens D197 chromosome 7, Lhum_UNIL_v1.0, whole genome shotgun sequence, encodes the following:
- the vvl gene encoding POU domain protein CF1A, with the protein product MAATTYMPISSAVSTDLDGGSGTTIGMNIAVGGYSSGSPRSAADAGEMKYMPAPQHHHHHHHHHQVSSSPSPNGLSHPAASLSSVSPWVSMPPDNHHWTASMGMHHTSHHAHHHQHQANANLDVKPLAAAAAANATDQGLHHRGPHQSPGIATPHTWHAPVPSAHYNPSGGAASPTLQSYHVAMNGIMQHPHQHPHQLHNHQTLPHHLREAHNHSPPSGHSLHPHPLDRDHSAGEEDTPTSDDLEAFAKQFKQRRIKLGFTQADVGLALGTLYGNVFSQTTICRFEALQLSFKNMCKLKPLLQKWLEEADSTTGSPTSIDKIAAQGRKRKKRTSIEVSVKGALEQHFHKQPKPSAQEITSLADSLQLEKEVVRVWFCNRRQKEKRMTPPNTLGDGIMEGMPPGHQGQGGLHQGYHPQDHLHGSPMGHSHSPPMLSPQALTAHSLAAH